A window of Cottoperca gobio chromosome 16, fCotGob3.1, whole genome shotgun sequence contains these coding sequences:
- the rab11al gene encoding RAB11a, member RAS oncogene family, like gives MTNREDEYDYLFKVVLIGDSGVGKSNLLSRFTRNEFNLESKSTIGVEFATRSIQVEGKTIKAQIWDTAGQERYRAITSAYYRGAVGALLVYDIAKHLTYENAERWLKELQDHADSNIVIMLVGNKSDLRHLRAVPTDEAKALAEKHGLSFLETSALDSSNVELAFQTILTAIYNIVSQRQISGRSDSDFSPASNVVPITVEPTQNSANKGVCCQTN, from the exons TGGTGCTGATCGGAGATTCGGGTGTAGGGAAGAGTAACCTGCTGTCCCGCTTCACCCGAAATGAGTTCAACCTGGAGAGCAAGAGCACCATTGGGGTGGAGTTTGCCACACGCAGCATCCAGGTAGAAGGCAAGACCATCAAGGCTCAGATCTGGGACACCGCTGGACAGGAGCGATACAGAGCTATCACTTCTGC GTACTACCGTGGAGCAGTTGGAGCTCTCTTGGTTTATGACATTGCCAAGCACCTGACATATGAAAATGCTGAGCGCTGGCTGAAGGAACTGCAGGACCACGCAGACAGCAACATAGTCATCATGCTAGTGGGCAACAAAAGTGATCTACGCCACCTAAGAGCGGTGCCAACAGATGAGGCCAAGGCCCTTGCag aGAAGCATGGCTTGTCTTTCCTGGAGACATCAGCGTTAGATTCATCTAATGTGGAGCTGGCTTTCCAGACTATTCTCACAG CCATCTACAACATCGTGTCACAGAGGCAGATATCAGGGCGAAGTGACTCAGACTTCTCACCAGCCTCCAACGTAGTGCCCATCACGGTTGAGCCCACCCAAAACTCAGCCAATAAGGGCGTCTGCTGCCAGACCAACTGA